A genomic segment from Bacillaceae bacterium S4-13-56 encodes:
- a CDS encoding SHOCT domain-containing protein: protein MGYGMMGHMFDYGYNYGSGPNWWWIIGSNLVNLLLIAGIIFFIYKLVKGNRGQGKSSDQAIEILKKRYASGEIDEEEYSRKIKILTSSK from the coding sequence ATGGGTTATGGAATGATGGGTCATATGTTTGATTATGGGTATAACTATGGAAGTGGACCAAACTGGTGGTGGATTATAGGATCTAACCTAGTAAATCTGCTTTTGATAGCTGGGATCATTTTCTTTATATACAAATTAGTGAAGGGAAATAGAGGCCAGGGAAAATCTTCAGATCAAGCTATTGAAATTCTAAAGAAAAGGTATGCTTCAGGGGAAATTGATGAGGAAGAATATAGTAGAAAAATAAAAATATTAACATCATCCAAATAA
- a CDS encoding SHOCT domain-containing protein, with protein sequence MMGGGIFSLLIVGLLVYLFLNYNNSTHGRFGLNNDKNTEDALEILRKRYVNGEVSDEEYQRKKSILEDRKV encoded by the coding sequence ATGATGGGTGGCGGCATATTTAGTTTACTAATTGTTGGGTTGTTGGTATATCTTTTCCTGAACTATAATAATTCTACTCATGGTCGATTTGGCCTAAACAATGATAAGAACACAGAAGATGCACTCGAAATTTTAAGAAAAAGATATGTAAATGGGGAAGTTAGTGATGAGGAATATCAAAGAAAAAAATCTATTTTGGAAGATAGGAAAGTATAA